The Humulus lupulus chromosome 4, drHumLupu1.1, whole genome shotgun sequence genome has a window encoding:
- the LOC133832541 gene encoding uncharacterized protein LOC133832541, producing the protein MGSLYSNLFPNWCFTNNNPWLDKGRIVVAWLPSLFTVNISLCTAQLIHYVVHPRQKQDRFDVTFVYGFNEDKKRAQLWIELEEISMKIQGPWIVMGDFNDILFSNERVGKGSTKSPTQNFRDCVEKCNLEDLKYYGIFYTWNNKQKPEDQDVISGRKPFRYFRMWKDAEEFGERIAKSWQEGVDGTEMYKLTVKLKHLKPILKCINKEGFHDIHKAEMIAKEELVVLQEKVNKDPQNSHLQNEEQVARDKYAKVYKAYSLFLAQKAKSYWAKNGDENTAIFHASLRARRIQNRIFSIEDAQGVWCDTPLTVQEPFLQYYQQLLGSEMQNRHRVKKCIINLGLKISEVHSSRLETEYIAQEVKEAIFSIPGLKAPGPDGFGSCFYQDNWDLGCSDVVSTVLSFLRSGRILKAINTTTITLIPKSSCPRSVSDFRPISCCNVIYKAASKVICVRLRQILPDLIAENQGVLYMEDILPIISWCVRIW; encoded by the exons ATGGGTTCTCTATACTCTAATCTTTTTCCGAATTGGTGTTTTACAAATAATAACCCTTGGCTTGATAAAGGGAGGATAGTTGTTGCATGGCTGCCAAGTTTGTTTACTGTTAATATTAGCTTATGTACAGCTCAATTAATCCACTATGTTGTGCACCCAAGACAGAAACAAGACAGATTTGATGTTACATTTGTGTATGGATTTAATGAAGATAAGAAGAGAGCTCAACTTTGGATTGAGTTGGAAGAGATTTCAATGAAAATACAGGGGCCTTGGATAGTAATGGGGGATTTTAATGATATTCTGTTTAGCAATGAAAGAGTGGGAAAAGGATCTACTAAAAGTCCTACTCAAAATTTTCGAGATTGCGTGGAAAAGTGTAACTTGGAAGACCTGAAATATTATGGGATTTTTTATACCTGGAATAATAAGCAAAAGCCAGAGGATCAA GATGTGATTAGTGGAAGAAAACCATTTCGCTACTTTCGAATGTGGAAGGATGCAGAGGAATTTGGTGAACGAATTGCTAAGAGTTGGCAGGAAGGAGTTGATGGCACAGAGATGTATAAGCTGACAGTAAAACTTAAACATTTGAAGCCAATTCTTAAGTGCATTAATAAGGAAGGTTTTCATGATATTCACAAAGCAGAAATGATTGCTAAGGAGGAATTGGTGGTTTTACAGGAAAAAGTGAATAAAGACCCCCAAAACTCTCATTTACAGAATGAGGAACAAGTGGCTCGGGACAAATATGCTAAAGTATACAAAGCTTATTCTCTCTTCTTAGCTCAGAAAGCTAAAAGTTATTGGGCTAAAAATGGAGATGAAAACACAGCAATATTTCATGCTTCACTGAGGGCTAGGAGAATTCAGAACAGAATATTTTCAATAGAGGATGCGCAGGGGGTCTGGTGTGATACTCCTCTTACTGTTCAGGAACCCTTTTTACAGTATTATCAACAGCTCCTTGGCTCTGAGATGCAGAACAGACACCGGGTGAAGAAATGTATAATCAATCTTGGGCTAAAAATTTCTGAGGTGCATTCTAGCAGGCTTGAAACCGAGTACATAGCTCAGGAGGTAAAAGAAGctatattttctatccctggtTTGAAGGCTCCAGGCCCGGATGGTTTTGGAAGTTGTTTCTATCAAGATAATTGGGATTTGGGTTGTTCTGATGTGGTATCTACTGTTCTATCTTTTCTGAGATCAGGAAGAATTCTTAAGGCAATTAATACGACTACCATTACACTTATTCCTAAGAGCAGTTGTCCGCGAAGTGTGAGTGATTTTCGGCCTATCTCGTGTTGCAATGTGATATATAAGGCTGCATCGAAAGTGATATGCGTGAGATTGAGACAAATTTTGCCTGACTTAATTGCTGAGAACCAGGGTGTTTTGTACATGGAAGATATATTGCCCATAATATCATGGTGTGTCAGGATTTGGTGA